The Pseudomonadota bacterium genome contains a region encoding:
- the wecB gene encoding UDP-N-acetylglucosamine 2-epimerase (non-hydrolyzing), whose product MKISIILGTRPEAIKLAPVILEIMKEPGLESQICVTGQHREMLDQVLTTFGLTPDIDLNLMRHNQTLTSLTVSAIESINSYLLNKKPDLVLVQGDTTTAFCATLTAFYNGIPTAHVEAGLRTWNLKSPWPEEANRVLISHITQLHFAPTASARQNLLREGISDKTINVTGNTVIDALFFTLDKVRKNRTVIPGLPKFLQPLGDSKTNSPKIILITGHRRESFGQGFQNICYAIAELAERFCDFHFIYPVHLNPNVRKPVMSILGKVTKNNKKIRMDQTVKKESYINNVHLIEPLTYLEFVAMMDHSTLILTDSGGIQEEAPSLGKPVLVMRDTTERPEAVEAGTVRLVGTNVDNIIKEVSSLLLDPEAYKVMSRAHNPYGDGLASKRIVKICQEFLSNSPTTTSA is encoded by the coding sequence ATGAAAATATCTATTATTTTAGGCACTCGTCCTGAAGCAATAAAGTTGGCACCGGTAATTCTTGAAATTATGAAAGAGCCCGGCTTAGAATCCCAAATTTGTGTTACAGGCCAACATCGTGAAATGTTAGACCAAGTGCTAACTACTTTTGGTCTAACTCCAGACATAGACTTAAATTTAATGAGGCATAATCAGACCCTGACATCTCTTACTGTAAGTGCAATTGAATCAATAAATAGTTATCTGCTTAATAAAAAGCCAGATCTCGTCTTAGTGCAGGGAGACACAACAACAGCCTTTTGTGCTACATTAACAGCATTCTATAATGGTATTCCAACAGCACATGTGGAGGCTGGCTTGAGGACATGGAACCTTAAGTCACCTTGGCCAGAGGAAGCAAATCGTGTCTTAATCTCACATATTACCCAACTGCACTTTGCACCAACAGCATCAGCAAGGCAAAACCTATTACGAGAAGGAATATCCGACAAAACTATCAACGTAACTGGCAATACCGTTATTGATGCACTGTTTTTCACTTTGGACAAAGTAAGGAAAAATCGTACAGTAATACCAGGACTGCCTAAATTCCTCCAACCTTTAGGAGATAGCAAAACAAACTCCCCTAAAATTATACTTATAACTGGGCACCGACGTGAAAGTTTCGGCCAGGGGTTCCAAAATATATGCTATGCCATTGCTGAGTTGGCAGAACGTTTTTGTGACTTTCATTTTATATACCCGGTTCATTTAAATCCGAATGTTCGCAAACCTGTAATGAGTATACTAGGTAAGGTAACAAAAAATAACAAAAAAATAAGGATGGATCAAACGGTTAAAAAAGAATCATATATAAATAATGTTCATTTGATTGAACCGCTTACTTATTTGGAATTTGTTGCAATGATGGATCACTCAACTCTCATACTGACTGACTCAGGAGGCATACAGGAAGAAGCGCCCAGCCTTGGGAAACCGGTTCTTGTAATGCGTGATACAACTGAAAGACCTGAAGCGGTAGAAGCTGGAACCGTTCGGTTGGTTGGCACAAATGTTGACAATATAATCAAGGAAGTATCTAGTTTACTTCTTGATCCAGAAGCCTACAAGGTAATGTCGAGAGCTCATAACCCATACGGTGATGGATTGGCTTCAAAACGAATCGTTAAGATATGCCAAGAGTTTTTATCTAATTCACCGACCACCACTTCAGCATAG
- a CDS encoding class I SAM-dependent methyltransferase produces the protein MTMMLLVFRLRSGPFEGPAIVKPPALPEDIYFDFFDIVYSRNSLDHCHDPIKGLDQMISVTKPGGYVVIEGIRNEAIHENWIGMHNFNFDTDDTGDFIISNKIKKYSVKTQFKKKVSLKTKINKSWLVVIIRKLED, from the coding sequence TTGACGATGATGCTTTTGGTATTTCGATTGCGATCAGGCCCCTTTGAGGGGCCAGCAATCGTAAAGCCTCCGGCTTTGCCGGAGGATATTTACTTTGACTTTTTCGATATTGTCTATTCGAGAAACTCACTTGATCATTGTCACGATCCCATTAAGGGCCTTGATCAAATGATTAGTGTGACTAAACCAGGTGGATATGTTGTTATCGAAGGGATACGTAATGAAGCTATCCATGAAAACTGGATAGGTATGCACAATTTTAATTTTGATACAGATGATACTGGAGACTTCATCATATCTAATAAAATAAAAAAATATTCTGTTAAAACGCAATTTAAAAAAAAAGTCTCTCTTAAAACCAAAATTAATAAAAGCTGGCTTGTTGTAATAATTCGAAAATTAGAGGACTAA